A genomic region of Thermodesulfobium narugense DSM 14796 contains the following coding sequences:
- a CDS encoding ABC transporter ATP-binding protein — MSLLEVKNLSLGIYSEKKKRWSKVLNNVNFSLNQNEFLGIVGESGSGKTILVNSILKLMPKNSKLFSGSILFKDKDILKLSEKQIREIRGKDISIIFQDPMSSLHPLLTVKDQIVEMLLAHGICKKSEAVEIALDLLKVVKIDQPELVLNKYPFMLSGGIRQRVMIAIAISCNPEIIIADEPTTALDVTVQKGILDLIKNFKKKLNSSLILVSHDLGVVWENTDRIAVMYCGRIVESGRTKDVLKKPLHPYTFGLLSSMPKRVTNKLEIVKGIKGSILSLDEFPDNICPFLPRCDFSTKKCSEPLSLELVDNDRFVACFNKGVFK; from the coding sequence ATGTCATTACTTGAGGTAAAAAATTTATCTTTAGGGATATATTCTGAAAAGAAAAAAAGATGGTCAAAAGTTTTAAATAATGTAAATTTTAGTCTTAATCAAAATGAATTTTTAGGCATTGTAGGGGAATCAGGTTCTGGAAAAACAATTCTTGTAAATTCAATTTTAAAACTGATGCCAAAAAATTCAAAATTATTTTCAGGTTCTATATTATTTAAAGATAAAGATATTTTGAAGCTTAGTGAAAAGCAAATTCGAGAAATTAGAGGAAAAGATATTTCAATAATCTTTCAGGATCCTATGAGCTCTCTTCATCCACTCCTGACTGTAAAGGATCAGATAGTTGAAATGCTATTGGCACATGGAATTTGTAAAAAATCTGAGGCAGTTGAAATAGCTTTGGATCTTTTGAAAGTCGTTAAAATTGATCAGCCAGAACTGGTGTTAAATAAATATCCATTTATGCTCAGTGGTGGAATTAGACAGAGAGTAATGATTGCTATTGCAATTTCTTGCAATCCTGAGATTATTATAGCCGATGAGCCAACAACCGCTCTTGACGTAACTGTGCAAAAAGGTATTTTGGATTTAATAAAGAACTTTAAGAAAAAATTGAATTCTTCACTCATACTTGTTTCTCATGATTTAGGTGTTGTTTGGGAAAATACAGATAGGATAGCGGTAATGTACTGTGGAAGAATAGTAGAAAGCGGTAGGACAAAGGATGTGTTAAAAAAACCTTTACACCCTTACACTTTTGGACTTTTGTCTTCTATGCCAAAAAGGGTTACTAACAAATTAGAAATTGTAAAGGGAATCAAAGGCAGCATCTTATCTCTTGATGAATTCCCAGACAATATATGTCCTTTTTTACCCAGATGTGATTTTTCTACAAAAAAATGTAGTGAACCATTATCTTTAGAACTTGTAGATAATGACAGATTTGTAGCTTGTTTTAATAAAGGTGTATTTAAATAA